In Paenibacillus sp. BIC5C1, a genomic segment contains:
- a CDS encoding AraC family transcriptional regulator, with the protein MVHTVSYAFRNDDTSIMTLDSIGWQTVSSEEYRCPSDNRPDPGHVVFQYTLNGQGYLDIENQTIPLPKGHALLVKISGEHCYYYKQENNEPWEFIWINIRGDEANRIWDMIHDNEGHVIRRNADSPLIQELWQIIHLIHQEKITDKYRLSMQIYRWLLILVQTSRDAEKDIGALSITTIEKCKKFIRENYASPLTLDLLASHCDINKHYLCRLFQKSEKTSPLAYLKDRRIEVAIRLLRTTELPISQIGQQCGFESPSYFGKVFRQYMSISPKEYRMNKLEFPYEAIYYE; encoded by the coding sequence ATGGTTCATACGGTCTCTTATGCTTTTCGTAATGACGATACATCAATCATGACACTGGACTCTATTGGATGGCAGACCGTCTCAAGCGAGGAATATCGCTGTCCAAGTGATAACAGACCTGACCCGGGGCACGTTGTTTTTCAATATACGCTAAATGGTCAGGGCTATCTGGATATTGAAAATCAAACGATTCCTTTACCAAAGGGACATGCCTTACTTGTTAAAATCTCCGGAGAACATTGCTATTACTATAAGCAAGAGAACAACGAACCATGGGAATTCATATGGATAAACATTCGCGGGGATGAAGCCAACCGAATTTGGGATATGATCCATGATAATGAGGGACATGTCATTCGACGAAACGCGGACTCTCCCTTGATTCAAGAGTTATGGCAAATTATCCATTTGATTCATCAAGAGAAAATTACGGACAAGTATCGCTTGTCCATGCAAATCTATCGATGGTTGCTTATCCTAGTGCAGACGAGTCGGGATGCGGAGAAGGATATCGGTGCCCTTTCAATAACAACGATCGAGAAATGTAAAAAATTCATCCGAGAGAATTATGCATCTCCATTGACGCTCGATCTGCTGGCCAGCCATTGCGATATCAATAAACACTACTTGTGCAGGTTATTTCAGAAATCTGAGAAAACATCACCGCTAGCCTATCTCAAAGACAGACGGATTGAGGTTGCAATTAGACTACTCCGCACGACGGAACTTCCGATTTCCCAAATTGGCCAACAATGCGGCTTTGAGAGTCCCAGCTATTTCGGCAAAGTTTTTCGGCAATATATGTCCATATCGCCCAAAGAATATCGTATGAATAAGTTAGAGTTTCCTTATGAGGCCATTTATTATGAATAG
- a CDS encoding NUDIX domain-containing protein produces MAIMTDSRGNIFLEFINIEYDKVTTITLDAPLTHALIVAKYQGKYLFMHNKWRKKWELPGGIIEAGEDAQQCVIRELFEETNQNIDTAEFKGLMKFRLQPSFHGPERTEYGALFVGELYQLDDFVENDEASSIILWDGISEIGDVAEIDRKLIEFV; encoded by the coding sequence ATGGCAATCATGACAGATTCAAGAGGTAATATTTTTTTGGAATTTATTAATATCGAGTATGATAAGGTCACAACAATTACACTGGATGCTCCACTAACACATGCTCTAATCGTGGCGAAGTACCAAGGAAAGTATCTCTTCATGCATAATAAGTGGAGAAAGAAATGGGAACTGCCAGGAGGTATTATTGAAGCTGGAGAAGATGCTCAACAATGTGTAATTAGAGAATTATTTGAGGAAACCAATCAAAATATTGATACGGCTGAATTCAAAGGTTTAATGAAGTTTAGACTGCAGCCAAGTTTTCATGGACCTGAACGGACAGAGTATGGAGCTCTGTTCGTGGGTGAACTGTACCAACTTGATGATTTTGTTGAAAACGATGAAGCTTCGTCAATTATCCTTTGGGATGGTATATCAGAGATTGGTGATGTCGCAGAAATAGATAGGAAGTTAATTGAGTTCGTGTGA
- the tnpA gene encoding IS200/IS605 family transposase — protein sequence MANKSYSLAHTKWMCKYHIVFTPKYRRKEIYNQVRRDLIEIFKRLCKYKGVEIIEGHMMPDHVHMLVAIPTKMAVSTFMGYLKGKSSLMIFEKHAQLKYKYGNRKFWAEGYYVSTVGLNEATVRKYIREQEAHDQAIDKLSVKEYEDPFNSNKSKKK from the coding sequence ATGGCAAATAAGAGCTACAGCCTAGCTCACACAAAGTGGATGTGCAAATACCACATTGTATTCACCCCGAAGTATAGACGGAAAGAAATCTATAATCAAGTGAGAAGAGACTTGATCGAAATTTTCAAACGTCTATGTAAGTACAAAGGAGTAGAAATTATAGAAGGTCACATGATGCCCGATCATGTTCACATGTTGGTAGCGATCCCAACGAAAATGGCTGTCTCCACGTTCATGGGATATCTAAAGGGAAAAAGTTCGCTCATGATCTTCGAGAAACACGCCCAGCTCAAGTATAAATACGGAAATCGAAAGTTTTGGGCAGAAGGGTATTACGTAAGTACAGTGGGTCTAAATGAAGCAACGGTAAGAAAGTATATACGTGAACAAGAAGCACATGATCAGGCGATAGATAAGCTGAGTGTAAAAGAATATGAAGATCCATTTAACAGTAACAAGAGCAAAAAGAAGTAA
- a CDS encoding GDSL-type esterase/lipase family protein: MNRRTVSIQKSMFVSLLALLMVISLAIPPAPVRAESSASLPGRQAEYLNRGLVAVLVDNGVFLSWRYLNNDPDEIAFNIYKNGTKVNASPISDVTNYVDTTGFDSSQYQISTIVAGKEQMLPEVVSVWHNDYLPIPLDKPADGRTKDGGTYSYYAGDASVADLDGDGEYEIVFLWSPSNSKDNSQAGYTGNVYIDAIKLDGTKLWRIDLGVNIRAGAHYTQLMVYDLDGNGKAEVVVKTADGTKDGQGTVIGDGTKDYRNESGYILSGPEYLTLFDGETGAAVSTVNYDPPRGNVSDWGDGYGNRVDRFLGAIAYLDGTKPSVVMSRGYYTRTVLVAYDYVGGELVKRWTFDTNEAGSQYQSQGNHNLSVLDVDNDGKDEIMFGALAIDDDGSLMYSTGLGHGDAMHAGQLDPNREGYQVVSVHEHSDAAYGLEMRDAATGEILWGEKTGFDTGRGMSADIDPNYPGYESWATTITNGQSVPVTNTYSAAGEAIYTVDEGPKTANFAIWWDGDLQRELFDHEWDNSTAKGIPLIYKWDYENKKLNEIFRATGTLTNNHTKGNPALQADILGDWREEILLRSEDSSEYRLYTTTIPSDYRIPTLMQDPVYRLGVAWQNVAYNQPPHTGFYLGAEATAFPKADLALTREAEMPEPVYRFDFGTETASGNTSIQDTLYRQETGYGFKDTSGVTVGVNEVSVATGTIFAVDLPNANYKVTLRLGNDAHDSNVGVKSEFVQKLAVTNVTAGAPLEYSYDVALVDGQLDFLFTGTAIDIQDILIEKYPEKTAGAATTIYMAGDSTMQSYSEMQAPQEGWGQQFGRYFSNGAVVVNEAIGGRSSKSFMVDGRLDTILQRIKPGDFFFISFGHNDASAGIPDRYASPEDYKIYLARYVNGAKQRGATPVLLTPVGRRDFNTVTQEFNVSFPAYVQAAKEVAEELDVPLIDLSKLSIAYYDKIGNTATEKVFLYANPGEYPKYPNGINDNTHFSSYGAHKIAGLVAGAVKDMKLSISSLVIDPDIPEPEPEPEIQLYEEDFEGDAANYQYAMVNATGIAGTMAGTVVEQSGNKVLSVTGSGSGNRAKVFRLFDAVNGDKVNVNFDWQSGNVSAYPSEGHLTVQDSNENALFTLFTKTGSTKIHYYVGAYNPDYGTGDTAIPEGGTATEISKNQWVTVDATVNFAKKTLDLTLTNLANPTVTQTINDIPLSSGVYADNVRAIRFLGTRKGGGGTLNWTTQIDNVRIEGTKLPSEGGDQTALIALYDEIKALDLSNYTEASKAVVNRALVAAEAIFNTEATQAQVDHAFNMLTVAKDSLTSEPSEEINEYKFDFGSGGAAEGYIKVDAKRAYIEGNGYGFADTALTKDENRETGDALKEDFTRVNGTSFLVEMEPANYRVTMIIGDAEESTSANVVVEQMTKLPLTTIAKGEFKEITYDIALIDGIFNFNFTGNAPKINALKLERLPDHSASDKPVIYLASDSTVANYAENYRPQAGWGETLGRYFDPNEVSIDNRAVGGLSSKTFLVGGYLNDILLDIHEGDYLFMQWSHNDSTPSRPERYLTPEQFKVYLKEYINGAQQRGAIPVLVTPVNRRDFTGEVLNKSFPEYVQAMKETAQETETLIIDLNQASWEHFQELGTEGTKSIFMWVGTTEDNTHLQMNGAIKVSELVAGLVKDLNIPLSDFVTLEGGSPEQEAPHTTATVEGESQNDWYTSPVQVTFTASDEDSEIEGTYYQINGGETVSGTQLTLTEEGTHTITYWSIDVDGNKESEQTLSISIDLIPPTIEIHGQTEYTIDQHVEIGYTASDTVSGVVEPEGVLLDTPAYTLEPGLNQVTATVPDLAGWEQTVEYRFGVIATFDSLINLTNSFADESIDPNAGVLANQLANKLQQAKQAANDREGAKARQLLASYGNNVQAAKETVFTDEQASVLMKWEEWLHQTTPLANGAPGTPVLSDNNGYDTGLKDGDYTVTMNLWWGNNGNQFKLYENGELIKEISLVDQSPSAQSVQVDITGKKNGTYIYTGELINALGTTMSVPLTVVVTDASPGQAVLSNDNWDGDGNFNVTMNLWWGTNATEYELYENGVLVDTQSLQSHSPGAQSAVTAISGRVPGIYEYEAILRNSSGETRSSKINVTVRK, encoded by the coding sequence ATGAACCGAAGAACTGTTTCCATCCAGAAATCAATGTTTGTATCTTTATTAGCACTCCTTATGGTTATTTCACTGGCTATCCCCCCGGCGCCGGTGCGTGCAGAGTCATCAGCAAGTCTGCCTGGTCGCCAGGCAGAATATCTTAACCGGGGTCTGGTTGCGGTTCTTGTAGACAACGGCGTTTTTTTAAGCTGGAGGTATTTAAACAATGATCCTGATGAGATCGCTTTCAATATATATAAAAACGGAACTAAAGTAAACGCATCGCCCATAAGTGATGTGACGAACTATGTGGACACAACTGGCTTTGACAGCTCCCAATATCAGATCTCCACCATCGTTGCGGGCAAGGAGCAAATGCTGCCAGAGGTTGTATCGGTATGGCATAATGATTACTTGCCTATTCCGCTCGATAAGCCGGCCGACGGCCGGACCAAAGACGGTGGAACTTATTCGTATTATGCAGGTGACGCTTCCGTTGCGGACTTGGACGGCGACGGCGAATATGAAATCGTCTTCCTATGGAGTCCGAGCAATTCCAAGGACAATTCGCAGGCAGGATACACCGGCAATGTGTATATCGATGCCATCAAACTGGACGGGACGAAGTTGTGGAGGATTGACCTGGGCGTTAACATTCGTGCAGGAGCGCACTACACGCAATTAATGGTGTATGATCTGGATGGCAATGGAAAGGCCGAAGTTGTTGTCAAGACGGCGGACGGCACGAAAGACGGCCAAGGCACGGTCATTGGCGACGGTACGAAAGATTACCGAAACGAGAGCGGATACATACTGTCAGGGCCGGAATATCTGACGTTGTTTGACGGTGAGACTGGCGCGGCCGTATCCACCGTGAATTATGATCCGCCAAGAGGCAATGTCAGCGATTGGGGCGACGGCTATGGCAACCGTGTAGACCGGTTCCTTGGCGCAATCGCTTATCTGGATGGCACGAAACCAAGTGTCGTGATGAGCCGGGGGTATTATACCCGCACTGTGCTTGTTGCTTATGATTATGTTGGTGGGGAACTCGTCAAACGCTGGACGTTCGACACAAACGAAGCAGGATCACAATATCAATCACAGGGTAATCATAATCTAAGTGTGCTGGATGTCGACAATGACGGCAAGGACGAAATCATGTTTGGCGCTCTAGCCATAGACGATGACGGCAGCTTGATGTACAGCACCGGACTCGGCCACGGCGACGCTATGCACGCCGGCCAGCTAGATCCAAACCGTGAGGGCTATCAGGTCGTAAGCGTGCATGAGCATTCGGATGCTGCATACGGACTGGAGATGCGCGATGCGGCAACAGGTGAAATTCTATGGGGGGAGAAAACAGGTTTTGACACCGGTCGCGGGATGTCGGCGGATATTGATCCGAACTATCCGGGATACGAATCATGGGCCACAACCATTACCAATGGGCAGAGCGTTCCCGTGACCAATACCTATTCGGCTGCCGGAGAGGCTATCTACACGGTGGATGAAGGGCCCAAAACCGCCAATTTCGCCATTTGGTGGGACGGAGATCTTCAGCGGGAGCTGTTTGACCATGAATGGGATAACAGTACAGCCAAAGGTATCCCCCTCATATATAAATGGGATTACGAAAACAAAAAGCTGAATGAAATCTTCCGGGCGACCGGTACGTTAACGAACAATCATACCAAAGGGAATCCGGCTCTTCAGGCGGACATTCTGGGAGATTGGCGAGAGGAAATTCTGCTGCGGAGCGAAGATAGCTCGGAGTATCGTCTCTACACGACGACCATTCCTTCAGATTATCGCATCCCTACGCTGATGCAGGACCCTGTATATCGACTTGGTGTAGCCTGGCAAAATGTAGCCTACAATCAGCCGCCTCATACCGGCTTTTATCTTGGAGCGGAAGCTACAGCATTTCCTAAAGCCGATCTGGCATTGACCCGCGAAGCAGAGATGCCGGAGCCGGTTTACCGCTTTGATTTTGGTACAGAGACAGCTTCAGGAAATACGTCTATACAGGACACGTTATACAGACAAGAGACGGGATACGGCTTCAAGGATACAAGCGGTGTTACCGTAGGAGTAAACGAGGTTTCGGTTGCGACCGGTACGATCTTTGCTGTTGACCTGCCAAATGCCAATTATAAGGTGACACTACGGTTGGGCAATGATGCGCATGACTCGAACGTTGGAGTCAAATCCGAATTTGTCCAGAAGCTTGCCGTAACGAATGTGACAGCTGGAGCACCGTTGGAGTATTCCTATGATGTTGCATTGGTGGATGGACAGCTCGATTTCTTATTCACCGGTACAGCCATAGACATTCAGGACATCCTCATCGAGAAATATCCGGAGAAAACGGCCGGTGCGGCAACAACGATCTATATGGCTGGTGATTCAACCATGCAATCTTACAGTGAAATGCAGGCTCCTCAAGAAGGATGGGGTCAGCAGTTCGGACGTTATTTCTCCAATGGGGCAGTCGTCGTGAACGAGGCGATCGGCGGCCGAAGCAGCAAATCCTTTATGGTAGACGGTCGTCTCGATACGATCCTGCAGCGAATTAAGCCAGGGGACTTCTTCTTCATTTCCTTTGGTCATAACGACGCCAGTGCAGGGATACCGGACCGGTATGCATCACCAGAAGACTATAAAATCTACTTAGCTCGTTATGTAAACGGTGCCAAACAACGCGGTGCTACACCAGTATTGCTCACTCCTGTTGGACGCAGAGACTTCAATACGGTGACTCAGGAGTTCAACGTCAGCTTCCCGGCATACGTGCAGGCTGCCAAAGAAGTGGCAGAGGAGCTTGACGTGCCGCTGATTGATCTGAGCAAGTTAAGTATTGCGTACTACGACAAAATTGGTAATACCGCTACGGAAAAAGTTTTCCTATATGCTAATCCGGGTGAATATCCAAAATACCCGAATGGGATCAACGATAATACCCATTTCAGCAGTTATGGTGCGCACAAAATTGCCGGACTCGTTGCTGGTGCGGTCAAAGACATGAAGCTGAGCATTTCATCCCTGGTCATCGACCCGGATATTCCTGAACCCGAACCAGAGCCGGAAATCCAGCTATATGAGGAGGATTTTGAAGGCGACGCTGCCAACTACCAGTATGCAATGGTCAATGCCACGGGTATTGCAGGGACCATGGCAGGAACAGTGGTTGAACAGTCCGGAAATAAGGTACTGTCCGTCACAGGGTCCGGATCGGGCAATCGGGCCAAGGTATTCCGTCTATTCGATGCCGTAAACGGTGACAAGGTGAATGTGAACTTTGACTGGCAATCCGGTAATGTGAGTGCCTATCCGTCAGAAGGTCATCTCACGGTCCAGGATTCCAACGAAAATGCCCTGTTCACGCTGTTTACCAAAACCGGAAGCACCAAAATTCATTATTATGTCGGTGCATATAATCCGGACTACGGCACAGGAGATACAGCTATACCCGAAGGGGGAACGGCTACTGAGATTTCCAAGAATCAGTGGGTCACTGTGGATGCTACCGTTAATTTTGCGAAGAAAACGCTAGATCTGACATTAACAAATCTGGCGAATCCGACAGTTACACAAACGATTAATGATATCCCGCTGAGTTCTGGCGTATATGCTGACAACGTCAGAGCGATTCGATTCCTGGGCACGAGAAAAGGTGGTGGAGGCACGTTGAACTGGACTACCCAGATTGACAACGTGCGGATTGAAGGCACGAAGCTTCCTTCAGAGGGCGGTGATCAGACGGCCTTAATCGCTCTGTACGATGAGATCAAAGCACTTGATCTGTCGAATTATACAGAAGCATCGAAAGCTGTGGTGAATCGGGCTTTGGTAGCTGCGGAAGCGATATTCAATACGGAAGCCACCCAAGCTCAAGTTGACCATGCGTTTAACATGTTAACTGTTGCAAAGGATTCATTGACAAGTGAACCAAGCGAAGAAATAAACGAATACAAATTTGACTTTGGTTCCGGCGGCGCTGCCGAAGGATACATCAAGGTAGATGCCAAAAGAGCGTACATCGAAGGCAATGGGTACGGCTTTGCCGATACTGCGCTGACCAAAGATGAAAACCGGGAGACCGGGGATGCGCTTAAAGAGGATTTCACACGGGTAAACGGCACCTCCTTCCTGGTGGAGATGGAGCCAGCCAATTACCGGGTAACGATGATCATCGGGGATGCGGAGGAATCAACCAGCGCAAATGTTGTTGTAGAGCAGATGACAAAGCTGCCGCTCACAACCATTGCCAAGGGCGAATTCAAAGAAATTACGTACGACATTGCCCTGATTGATGGAATCTTCAACTTCAACTTCACCGGAAATGCACCGAAGATCAATGCGCTGAAGCTGGAACGTCTGCCAGATCACAGTGCAAGCGATAAACCTGTTATTTATTTGGCCAGCGATTCCACTGTGGCCAATTACGCGGAGAACTATCGTCCGCAAGCGGGCTGGGGCGAAACGTTGGGTCGATATTTTGATCCAAATGAAGTCAGTATTGATAACCGGGCAGTTGGAGGTTTGAGCAGCAAGACCTTCCTGGTCGGCGGATATCTTAACGATATTTTGCTCGACATTCACGAAGGTGATTATCTGTTCATGCAGTGGTCTCATAACGATTCCACGCCGTCCCGACCGGAGCGTTATCTTACGCCCGAGCAGTTTAAGGTATATTTGAAAGAATACATTAACGGTGCTCAGCAAAGAGGTGCGATCCCGGTTCTGGTTACGCCAGTGAATCGTCGTGATTTTACCGGAGAGGTGCTGAACAAAAGCTTCCCGGAATACGTGCAGGCGATGAAAGAAACGGCGCAGGAAACAGAAACACTCATCATCGATCTGAACCAGGCCAGTTGGGAGCATTTCCAGGAGCTTGGCACAGAAGGAACCAAATCGATATTCATGTGGGTAGGCACTACGGAAGACAATACACATTTGCAAATGAACGGTGCAATCAAGGTGTCTGAACTCGTGGCAGGCCTTGTAAAAGATTTGAATATACCGTTATCTGATTTTGTAACGCTGGAAGGGGGATCACCGGAGCAGGAGGCACCGCATACCACTGCAACTGTGGAAGGAGAATCGCAGAACGACTGGTATACTTCTCCAGTACAAGTAACCTTCACAGCAAGCGATGAAGATTCCGAAATTGAAGGGACTTATTATCAAATCAATGGTGGCGAAACGGTGAGTGGCACACAGTTGACCCTAACTGAAGAAGGTACACACACCATCACCTACTGGAGCATCGATGTTGATGGTAACAAAGAGAGCGAACAAACTTTGTCCATTTCCATTGATCTCATACCTCCAACCATTGAAATTCATGGTCAAACCGAATACACCATTGATCAGCACGTGGAAATTGGCTATACAGCGTCCGATACGGTATCCGGTGTGGTAGAACCGGAGGGTGTGCTCCTTGACACTCCGGCGTATACACTCGAACCCGGCCTGAACCAGGTTACGGCAACCGTCCCCGATTTGGCAGGCTGGGAACAGACGGTAGAATATCGTTTTGGGGTTATTGCTACTTTCGACAGCCTGATCAATCTGACCAACTCCTTTGCTGATGAATCGATAGATCCGAATGCCGGCGTTCTTGCTAATCAGCTTGCGAACAAGTTACAGCAGGCCAAACAGGCAGCAAACGATCGTGAAGGAGCAAAAGCGCGTCAACTGCTTGCATCCTACGGTAATAACGTTCAAGCAGCTAAAGAAACCGTATTTACGGATGAGCAGGCAAGTGTGCTAATGAAGTGGGAGGAATGGCTCCATCAGACGACCCCACTAGCAAACGGGGCTCCTGGCACTCCGGTGTTATCTGACAATAATGGTTACGACACAGGGCTCAAAGACGGTGACTATACAGTCACGATGAATCTGTGGTGGGGAAATAACGGCAATCAGTTCAAGCTGTATGAGAATGGTGAATTGATCAAGGAAATTTCTCTGGTCGATCAATCCCCATCCGCCCAATCTGTTCAAGTTGATATTACTGGAAAGAAAAACGGCACCTATATCTATACTGGAGAATTGATCAATGCACTGGGTACAACCATGAGTGTTCCACTTACAGTCGTCGTCACGGATGCTTCTCCGGGGCAAGCCGTTCTGTCGAACGACAACTGGGACGGTGACGGCAACTTTAATGTCACCATGAATCTGTGGTGGGGAACAAACGCAACCGAATACGAACTTTACGAAAATGGTGTGTTGGTTGACACACAATCTCTGCAATCTCATTCACCTGGTGCACAGTCTGCGGTTACCGCAATCTCTGGAAGGGTACCTGGAATCTATGAATATGAAGCTATACTTCGTAATTCTTCAGGGGAAACCAGATCATCCAAAATAAATGTGACAGTACGAAAGTAG
- a CDS encoding ABC-F family ATP-binding cassette domain-containing protein — MIKVDKLSFSFPQKELYNNISFTFEEAQHCAFIGTSGSGKSTLIDILMDPERYLFEGKLEIDPDCRIGYVSQFLQVDKTKEMTVFEYIAEEFIKIQDEITAIYAEMATTSDMDSLMEKVQLALDAFEAMDGDNFEKNINKQLNLANLMKLKDLSISAISGGEFKLIQVMKEMLNRPDLMIMDEPDVFLDFENLNALKKLINSHKGMLLVVTHNRYLLNHCFNKIIHLENTEIQEFDGRFIDYNFSLLQTKIELQEIAVAEAEEIERYDHIIDNLREIATYNSEASRGRALKARVKFQERLEARRIKEPFVDIKQPNISFGIDKEMEEAVVVKVNNYSVSFDELLLENVNFEIKSTDKVALIGPNGTGKTTLLREIFKNNQDSIEINADVNVAYLSQVQGEMLKDSNTILNEFIDAGFQTYDEIRSYLPNYGFEGEILDQKIESLSGGEKNMLQLAKVSASQANVLLLDEPTSHLDIYTQIALEKAIEDYKGAILMISHDFYSVVNGMDYVLIIEDKTISKMSIQEFREMIYASHFDEDYLENEQKKKSVEMKIELALKDTNFELAKVLVDELEELIKLL, encoded by the coding sequence ATGATAAAAGTTGATAAACTATCCTTCTCGTTTCCACAAAAAGAACTATATAACAACATTTCATTTACGTTTGAAGAGGCACAACATTGCGCATTTATCGGAACAAGTGGCAGTGGGAAAAGTACACTGATCGATATCCTGATGGATCCGGAACGATATTTGTTCGAGGGCAAGTTAGAGATAGACCCTGATTGCAGAATCGGGTATGTGAGTCAGTTTTTACAAGTAGACAAAACGAAAGAAATGACCGTTTTTGAATATATCGCGGAAGAATTCATCAAGATACAAGATGAAATTACAGCGATTTATGCGGAGATGGCCACCACATCGGATATGGATTCGCTGATGGAAAAGGTTCAATTGGCTTTGGATGCCTTCGAGGCGATGGATGGGGATAATTTCGAAAAAAACATCAATAAACAGTTAAACCTTGCCAACCTCATGAAGCTCAAAGATCTTAGTATATCCGCCATAAGCGGCGGGGAATTCAAACTCATTCAAGTGATGAAGGAAATGCTGAATCGTCCAGACTTAATGATTATGGACGAACCCGATGTATTTTTAGACTTTGAAAACCTAAATGCACTTAAAAAGCTTATTAACTCCCACAAGGGAATGCTGCTGGTCGTTACGCACAACCGGTATCTGTTGAATCATTGTTTCAACAAAATCATACACCTTGAAAACACAGAAATCCAGGAGTTTGACGGACGATTTATCGATTACAACTTCTCGCTACTTCAGACTAAGATCGAGCTGCAAGAAATCGCGGTTGCTGAAGCTGAAGAAATTGAGAGATACGATCACATCATCGACAATCTTAGAGAGATCGCCACGTATAATTCGGAAGCCTCCAGAGGCAGAGCGTTAAAAGCCAGAGTCAAGTTTCAAGAGAGATTGGAAGCACGTCGAATAAAAGAACCCTTTGTCGATATCAAACAGCCGAATATCAGTTTTGGTATCGATAAGGAAATGGAAGAAGCTGTTGTGGTTAAAGTCAATAATTATAGCGTTTCCTTTGATGAGCTGCTTCTGGAAAATGTGAACTTTGAGATCAAATCGACAGATAAAGTAGCCCTGATTGGTCCAAATGGAACCGGGAAAACGACTTTACTCCGAGAAATCTTTAAAAACAATCAGGATTCCATTGAAATCAATGCTGATGTTAACGTGGCTTATTTATCTCAGGTTCAAGGAGAAATGCTAAAAGATTCGAATACCATACTAAATGAATTCATAGATGCTGGGTTTCAAACGTATGATGAGATTAGATCGTATCTTCCAAACTATGGCTTTGAAGGAGAAATCCTTGATCAAAAGATTGAATCGTTATCTGGCGGAGAAAAAAACATGCTCCAATTGGCTAAAGTTTCTGCCAGTCAAGCCAACGTATTGCTTCTAGATGAACCGACAAGCCATTTGGACATATATACACAAATCGCATTGGAGAAAGCCATTGAAGACTACAAAGGTGCGATTCTCATGATTTCTCATGATTTCTATTCTGTTGTAAATGGTATGGATTATGTTTTAATTATTGAGGACAAGACGATTAGCAAAATGAGTATACAAGAATTTAGAGAGATGATTTATGCGAGTCATTTTGATGAAGACTATCTAGAAAATGAACAAAAGAAAAAGTCTGTTGAGATGAAAATCGAATTGGCTTTAAAAGATACTAATTTTGAACTTGCCAAAGTTTTAGTTGATGAGCTTGAAGAGTTGATTAAGTTGCTTTAA
- the sigJ gene encoding RNA polymerase sigma factor SigJ — protein MEELYRQYKKLLLTLAYQMTGTWSEAEDAVQDVFLKVCDVNPAGLTEEPKAYLCKMVVNRCRDLYKSARRRREHYVGEWLPEPIPTSEADPLNLIVRDELLSYAVLVLLEKLSPSERAVFVLREALGIEYVGIAKVIGKSEMNCRKIFSRAKVKMGIGEGEPDAAKTDRETWIRQFVSALEQDNTKQIISMLADDVVLISDGGGKVVAAVRSIIYRDAVSKFLLGLFHKSSQHEGGIQLEMSEINGQIGVVIRLGEQVDSVALIHAEGQLIRNIYLIRNPDKIRFFNIPGDYEEEPSTN, from the coding sequence ATGGAGGAGCTATACAGACAATACAAAAAGTTATTGCTCACACTTGCTTATCAGATGACAGGTACATGGTCCGAAGCGGAAGATGCTGTGCAGGACGTATTTCTGAAAGTTTGCGATGTAAATCCGGCTGGTCTGACCGAAGAACCAAAAGCATACTTGTGTAAAATGGTCGTTAACCGCTGTCGTGACCTGTATAAATCGGCTCGGAGACGGCGGGAACACTATGTCGGAGAATGGCTACCCGAACCCATTCCGACTTCGGAAGCGGATCCGCTCAATCTCATAGTCCGCGATGAGCTTCTATCTTATGCAGTCTTAGTGCTTTTAGAGAAGCTGTCTCCGTCAGAACGAGCGGTGTTTGTATTGCGTGAGGCTCTCGGTATCGAGTATGTAGGTATAGCCAAGGTTATCGGTAAAAGCGAGATGAACTGCAGGAAGATTTTCAGCCGAGCTAAGGTAAAGATGGGGATCGGTGAAGGAGAGCCAGATGCTGCCAAGACGGATAGAGAAACATGGATTCGCCAGTTCGTTTCCGCGCTGGAGCAAGACAACACCAAGCAGATTATTTCTATGCTAGCCGACGATGTCGTGCTTATTTCCGATGGGGGAGGCAAAGTGGTTGCCGCTGTTCGCTCGATCATATATCGAGATGCCGTTTCCAAATTTCTTCTTGGTTTATTCCATAAGTCATCCCAACATGAGGGCGGTATTCAGTTAGAAATGAGCGAGATCAACGGTCAGATCGGAGTCGTTATCCGTTTGGGTGAGCAAGTCGATTCTGTTGCGCTGATTCATGCTGAAGGACAGTTGATTCGCAACATTTATCTTATCCGAAATCCAGATAAAATTAGGTTTTTTAACATTCCTGGGGATTATGAAGAGGAACCAAGCACAAACTAA